Proteins encoded by one window of Arachis ipaensis cultivar K30076 chromosome B04, Araip1.1, whole genome shotgun sequence:
- the LOC107637235 gene encoding 14-3-3 protein 10-like: MNAKKPSREESIFLAKAAQAAERYKDMVDFMKTLVLSITPADELTEEERNLVSSAYKNMIGPLRTGWCIVSAIENKENSSEDEKRADMARAYKLDLESKMSGVCNDILGLLESNLLPSAAASHSRVFYLKMKGDYIRYLLKFAVGDDRKRSADAAMEAYTAAQDIAVVDLPPSSPIRLGLILNFSVFCHEILNEPDKACDMAKQGIEEAIAEIKTLEKPPNKDTTLIIQLLRDNLSGWTTEDKIEDLIANFLK, encoded by the exons ATGAATGCAAAGAAGCCATCAAGGGAAGAATCCATATTCTTAGCAAAGGCAGCACAAGCTGCAGAGAGATACAAGGATATGGTGGACTTCATGAAGACTCTAGTCCTTTCGATCACTCCAGCTGACGAGCTTACGGAGGAAGAAAGAAATCTTGTATCGTCAGCTTACAAGAACATGATCGGTCCTCTTCGCACGGGGTGGTGCATTGTTTCGGCAATCGAGAATAAAGAAAACAGCAGCGAAGACGAGAAGCGCGCTGACATGGCCAGGGCATATAAGTTGGATTTGGAGTCCAAGATGTCAGGCGTGTGCAATGATATTCTTGGACTCCTGGAGTCCAACTTGCTGCCCTCGGCCGCAGCTAGCCACTCTAGGGTTTTTTATTTGAAGATGAAAGGTGACTATATTAGATACTTGTTGAAGTTTGCGGTTGGCGATGATAGAAAGAGATCTGCTGATGCGGCCATGGAGGCTTATACGGCGGCTCAG gATATTGCTGTAGTGGATCTTCCGCCTTCTAGTCCAATAAGATTAGGTCTCATTCTCAACTTCTCAGTGTTCTGCCATGAAATCCTCAATGAGCCTGATAAAGCTTGTGACATGGCTAAACAG GGtattgaagaagcaattgcagaAATAAAAACATTAGAAAAGCCGCCAAACAAAGATACCACTCTTATAATTCAACTCTTAAGAGATAATCTCTCCGGTTGGACCACTGAG GACAAAATTGAAGATCTCATCgccaattttctgaaataa